One window from the genome of Methanococcoides sp. AM1 encodes:
- a CDS encoding COG1361 S-layer family protein, with product MTTISKLHYSTSERHLVYHMRTTPDANPGPHIIKMKLTHANMALTTTKYYDIEVRVTGEDAEPRISSVETNPEYIYEGDTVDLKLGIDNFGEAIAKSVSVSLDHEFEGIKNSTIGTLGMNGTQTALFKFKADKSGEFEIPVIIYYEDDFGKQKDEYDIKITVLDKKGSLNLASVKVDPVLPYVDDTVELTMRIENSGDRTINSIRVYADHPFMGLKESFIGTLDPNEDGPAVITFIADEAGEYEIPVTITYIDDFGEEQVDTVINVIVLESNSGVGTAAIVLLVLAVIGGLIYNNYRTKKSKDEIIKQLMEGNDNSADKEE from the coding sequence GTGACTACAATTTCGAAATTACATTATAGTACAAGTGAAAGGCATCTTGTATATCACATGAGGACAACTCCTGATGCTAATCCTGGTCCTCATATCATAAAGATGAAATTGACACATGCAAATATGGCTCTCACAACAACAAAATATTATGATATTGAGGTGAGGGTGACAGGTGAAGATGCAGAACCGAGGATATCTTCTGTGGAAACCAATCCTGAATACATCTATGAGGGGGATACGGTCGATCTAAAATTGGGTATAGATAACTTCGGTGAAGCGATTGCAAAATCTGTATCAGTTAGCCTGGATCATGAGTTTGAAGGAATTAAGAATTCTACAATTGGAACTCTTGGCATGAACGGCACTCAAACTGCATTGTTCAAATTCAAGGCAGACAAGTCCGGGGAGTTTGAGATACCTGTTATTATTTATTATGAAGATGATTTTGGCAAACAAAAAGATGAATATGACATTAAAATAACCGTGCTTGACAAAAAAGGAAGTCTGAACCTTGCATCTGTGAAGGTAGATCCTGTTCTTCCTTACGTGGATGATACTGTGGAATTGACCATGAGGATCGAAAACTCCGGTGACAGGACAATAAATTCAATAAGGGTCTATGCTGACCATCCGTTCATGGGCTTAAAAGAATCCTTTATAGGAACTCTTGATCCGAACGAAGACGGACCTGCGGTTATCACTTTCATAGCTGATGAAGCAGGGGAATATGAGATCCCTGTGACAATTACGTATATTGATGATTTTGGAGAAGAGCAGGTCGACACGGTGATCAATGTCATTGTTCTGGAAAGTAACAGTGGGGTAGGAACAGCTGCGATCGTATTGCTTGTCCTAGCAGTTATTGGGGGATTGATCTACAATAATTACAGGACTAAAAAGTCAAAGGATGAGATAATCAAACAGTTAATGGAAGGCAATGATAACTCTGCTGACAAAGAAGAATAA
- a CDS encoding GbsR/MarR family transcriptional regulator, producing MKTAKKEFEDLVYQGMRSYGLDELSSKLLAILYSAPDLLTLDELSAMTGYSFSAVSAEMKMLSGIKLVEKTKRSGSKKLYFSVQRDMLTMTINAVRSKSEFMVAPALKDLPAIIEKCKNSKAEGSEEVLKIIEDYHHQMIALDLILKNLIEFTEKIRSGENRT from the coding sequence ATGAAAACCGCAAAAAAAGAATTTGAGGATCTTGTATATCAGGGGATGAGGTCCTACGGACTTGATGAACTTTCCTCGAAATTGCTTGCAATACTTTATTCTGCACCGGATCTGCTAACCCTGGATGAACTTTCTGCAATGACCGGATATAGTTTTTCAGCAGTTAGTGCGGAAATGAAAATGCTTAGTGGAATTAAATTAGTGGAAAAAACAAAGAGATCCGGTTCAAAGAAATTGTACTTCTCAGTTCAAAGAGATATGCTGACAATGACCATTAATGCAGTAAGATCCAAGAGCGAGTTCATGGTCGCTCCTGCACTTAAAGATCTTCCTGCAATAATTGAAAAATGTAAGAATAGTAAAGCAGAGGGCTCAGAAGAAGTACTCAAAATAATTGAAGATTACCATCATCAAATGATCGCATTAGATCTGATTTTAAAAAATCTTATTGAATTTACAGAAAAGATTCGAAGTGGGGAGAATAGAACATGA
- the mch gene encoding methenyltetrahydromethanopterin cyclohydrolase produces MISVNEKGLAIIDEMLDWEEEIKVESKELENGATIIDCGVNVEGGYDAGMYLSRLCLADLAEVSYTKVDLDGLPVPAIQVATDHPTIACMASQYAGWRIAVGDYFGMGSGPARGLGLKPKELYEEIGYKDDADAAVLVMESDKLPTEEIVEYIAKHCSVEPQNVYIAVAPTSSIAGSVQISARVVETGIHKLESIGFDINTIKSGFGVAPIAPIVGDDTKCMGSTNDCIIYCGETYYTVEYGDAEKLEDFVKKAPSSTSRDFGKPFYTTFKEAGFDFFKVDAGMFAPAKITINDVATKKSFTSGRINPGILLESFGIKNV; encoded by the coding sequence ATGATAAGTGTCAACGAAAAGGGATTAGCTATTATTGATGAGATGTTAGACTGGGAAGAAGAGATCAAGGTCGAATCAAAGGAACTTGAGAACGGCGCTACCATCATTGACTGTGGTGTCAATGTAGAAGGTGGATATGATGCAGGTATGTACCTCTCACGCCTCTGCCTTGCAGATCTTGCAGAGGTCTCATACACAAAGGTCGATCTGGATGGCCTCCCAGTACCTGCTATTCAGGTTGCTACAGACCACCCGACAATAGCATGCATGGCATCCCAGTATGCAGGATGGAGAATTGCAGTAGGTGACTATTTTGGAATGGGATCCGGTCCTGCAAGGGGTCTTGGACTCAAGCCAAAAGAGCTCTATGAAGAGATCGGATACAAGGACGATGCAGATGCAGCAGTTCTCGTAATGGAATCCGACAAGCTCCCTACCGAAGAGATCGTTGAATACATCGCAAAGCACTGCAGTGTCGAGCCACAGAATGTTTACATCGCAGTCGCACCAACCTCATCAATTGCAGGTTCCGTGCAGATCTCCGCAAGGGTCGTTGAGACAGGTATCCACAAGCTCGAATCAATCGGCTTTGACATCAACACCATCAAGAGCGGTTTCGGTGTCGCACCTATCGCACCTATTGTCGGAGATGACACAAAGTGCATGGGTTCAACCAATGACTGTATCATCTACTGTGGTGAGACATACTACACCGTTGAATACGGAGACGCAGAGAAACTTGAAGACTTCGTAAAGAAGGCACCATCAAGCACATCCAGGGACTTCGGCAAGCCATTCTACACAACCTTCAAGGAAGCAGGTTTCGACTTCTTCAAGGTCGATGCCGGTATGTTCGCTCCTGCAAAGATCACCATCAACGATGTCGCAACCAAGAAGTCATTCACCAGCGGTCGCATCAACCCTGGCATCCTTCTCGAATCCTTCGGCATCAAGAACGTATAA
- a CDS encoding DUF2124 domain-containing protein yields the protein MEVINNASGIGGLLTSFRELVKDSKRIMFIGTTGFCTPFAELMAYVIRDAPIEVGFIPDIRHHEAKAIVSTPSGMQIGDDIDHHADTVVLLGGLAMPKMKIDVENIKENLDDILESAENTLVIGICFQSMFDTQCWIGPIDFDYIIDSDLSASTIKL from the coding sequence ATGGAAGTAATCAATAACGCCAGTGGAATCGGCGGACTGCTGACATCCTTCAGAGAACTTGTGAAGGATTCAAAAAGAATTATGTTCATTGGAACCACCGGTTTCTGTACCCCATTTGCAGAACTTATGGCATACGTGATAAGGGATGCACCAATTGAAGTCGGATTCATTCCTGACATCAGGCACCACGAAGCAAAAGCAATTGTATCAACACCCAGCGGCATGCAGATCGGCGATGATATTGACCATCATGCAGACACGGTCGTGCTTCTTGGCGGACTTGCAATGCCAAAGATGAAGATCGATGTTGAAAACATAAAAGAAAATCTGGACGACATTCTCGAAAGTGCTGAGAACACACTCGTTATCGGTATATGTTTCCAGTCAATGTTCGATACCCAGTGCTGGATCGGACCGATCGACTTCGATTATATCATCGATTCTGATCTTTCCGCAAGTACGATCAAGTTGTGA
- a CDS encoding class I SAM-dependent methyltransferase family protein, translated as MKAVIISVRDVEKVKDQLISLNILDKGRKIRIVEHPNGKFAEIPVISDMDRSDVDGSDISAFDIVEQEGPDFYRSAMSLKEHLCGIVPEELLSSVPSGWQVLGDIVIVSISEELQSYREDIARKLLEINPRCRCVLQDFGIKGTFREPEREIIIGEETETIQKEHGCSFKLDATKIMYSKGNLAERKRMSKLGKDEVVVDMFAGIGYFSIPLAVHGKPKKVYSIELNPVSYNYLLENIRLNHLEGIVEAINGDCAEVTPQGIADRVIMGYVGITHHYLDRGIGAIRKEGGMLHYHETTPEVLVFERPIQRIKEAASALGRDVEIRGCHRIKKYSPGVWHVVVDAFIK; from the coding sequence ATGAAAGCAGTAATAATTTCTGTCAGGGATGTGGAAAAAGTAAAGGATCAACTTATTTCCTTGAATATTCTGGATAAAGGGAGGAAGATAAGGATAGTTGAACATCCGAATGGCAAATTTGCTGAGATCCCTGTAATTTCTGATATGGATCGATCTGATGTTGATGGATCCGATATTAGTGCATTTGATATCGTTGAGCAGGAAGGGCCGGATTTCTATCGTTCTGCCATGTCCTTAAAAGAGCATCTATGTGGAATTGTTCCTGAAGAGCTGCTTAGTAGTGTTCCATCTGGATGGCAGGTACTTGGCGATATTGTTATCGTGAGTATTTCTGAGGAGTTGCAAAGCTACAGGGAGGATATCGCAAGAAAACTCCTTGAGATAAATCCGAGATGCAGGTGTGTATTACAGGATTTCGGCATAAAAGGCACTTTCAGGGAGCCCGAACGCGAGATCATCATCGGTGAGGAAACTGAAACTATCCAGAAAGAGCATGGATGTTCTTTCAAACTGGATGCTACGAAGATCATGTACTCAAAGGGGAATCTTGCTGAAAGAAAGCGCATGAGCAAGCTCGGTAAGGATGAGGTTGTTGTGGACATGTTCGCGGGAATTGGTTACTTTTCGATCCCTCTTGCAGTTCATGGTAAACCCAAAAAGGTCTATTCCATTGAGCTGAATCCGGTTTCCTACAATTACCTGCTTGAGAATATACGGCTGAACCACCTCGAGGGAATTGTCGAGGCAATTAATGGGGATTGTGCAGAGGTCACACCGCAGGGAATCGCTGACAGGGTGATCATGGGTTATGTGGGGATCACTCATCACTATCTGGATAGGGGTATAGGAGCCATCCGAAAGGAAGGTGGTATGCTCCATTATCATGAGACCACTCCTGAGGTACTTGTTTTTGAGCGTCCTATTCAGAGGATAAAAGAGGCTGCTTCTGCTCTTGGAAGGGATGTTGAGATACGCGGATGCCACCGTATCAAGAAATATTCTCCCGGGGTCTGGCATGTTGTGGTGGACGCTTTCATTAAATGA
- a CDS encoding V4R domain-containing protein, which produces MKGEGHTALFSNSDGIIAIEGPVKLQIMELLKDSSRSFDEIVKYTGKAKSTISVHLSDLKQNNLLEERIDPKDKRKKTYVMCSQYAACSQKPIVEHYHAALNKFTTTFDSERDLLTSILHAVQSGFDAQGINHRPIMETIGQDVGMRVAENFTSTYLEGLFEEVVDYWETHNLGYISVLSYDPLAIQIEDCFVCKGSPDIGQKLCSFSEGLLQGIIYQKLNMQCNLVEIKCHGNGDDHCLFVMQ; this is translated from the coding sequence ATGAAAGGCGAAGGTCACACTGCACTATTTTCAAATAGTGATGGCATTATTGCCATCGAGGGTCCGGTAAAGCTCCAGATAATGGAGCTATTGAAAGATAGTTCGAGATCGTTCGATGAGATCGTAAAATACACAGGAAAAGCAAAATCCACGATCTCCGTGCATCTGAGTGACCTTAAGCAAAATAACCTTCTGGAAGAAAGGATCGATCCAAAGGACAAGCGTAAGAAGACCTATGTGATGTGTTCCCAGTATGCCGCCTGCTCACAGAAGCCCATCGTGGAACACTACCATGCGGCACTAAACAAATTTACTACCACATTCGATAGTGAAAGAGATCTACTAACATCTATTCTTCATGCAGTGCAAAGTGGCTTTGATGCCCAGGGTATCAACCACAGGCCAATAATGGAAACCATCGGCCAGGACGTTGGTATGAGGGTCGCTGAAAATTTTACATCCACATACCTTGAGGGGCTTTTTGAAGAAGTCGTCGATTATTGGGAGACTCATAATCTCGGATACATTTCTGTTTTATCCTATGATCCCCTGGCAATACAGATCGAGGATTGCTTTGTGTGTAAAGGCTCACCTGACATCGGACAAAAACTCTGCTCTTTTAGTGAAGGACTTCTTCAGGGAATAATATACCAGAAACTTAACATGCAGTGTAATCTTGTGGAGATCAAATGCCATGGCAATGGCGATGACCACTGCCTTTTCGTAATGCAATGA
- a CDS encoding DUF2110 family protein codes for METAILTIKLYANLERALSSAAFMLENELKDIDATVEVSVNSEGWLQANVSGEDEVFAANFLTDKYGTPVTKVENTVAYKGSISSIDDEGITVDIGVTVKLLPEALKALGVGSVSQIASRFGLIPHFPVSVRIEGQDGMITGRFTKDQLDLLWGWKKAATDRLIVNSVTRSELKSAIKKKGHGRDIYGIERIGLLESVVVCREKTDGPGIVAEIGPLVKADIGVIRGTH; via the coding sequence ATGGAAACAGCAATTTTAACTATCAAACTATACGCTAATTTAGAACGTGCGTTAAGCTCTGCAGCGTTCATGCTGGAAAACGAACTTAAGGATATTGATGCCACCGTCGAAGTTTCAGTAAATTCCGAAGGCTGGCTTCAGGCAAATGTTTCAGGCGAGGATGAAGTATTTGCGGCCAATTTCCTGACCGATAAATATGGCACTCCTGTTACCAAAGTAGAAAATACTGTGGCCTACAAGGGCTCTATTTCCTCAATTGATGATGAAGGGATAACTGTTGATATCGGTGTTACTGTAAAGCTCCTGCCGGAGGCTCTAAAAGCTCTTGGTGTGGGCAGTGTTTCACAGATAGCATCCCGCTTTGGCTTGATCCCACATTTCCCGGTTTCTGTCAGGATCGAAGGACAGGATGGTATGATCACAGGCCGTTTTACTAAGGACCAGCTCGACCTTCTCTGGGGATGGAAAAAAGCAGCTACCGACAGGCTTATTGTGAACTCTGTGACACGATCTGAACTGAAAAGTGCGATCAAGAAGAAGGGTCATGGAAGGGATATCTACGGCATCGAGAGGATCGGCCTGCTGGAAAGTGTAGTGGTCTGCCGTGAAAAAACCGATGGTCCGGGAATTGTAGCGGAAATAGGTCCTCTGGTAAAAGCAGATATCGGTGTAATCAGAGGAACTCATTAA
- a CDS encoding MarR family transcriptional regulator: MAKENPEYLFLQEKPTLALLAIWFYGRTYASVITKEINSTFAHTTKIMSRMEEDGLVVFSVEGRIKYVELTEKGHNVVSLLKDLIISLGGELPDEYDLEGRHEVSNVELDPTSAEILDRIKKLRLKVESIYKELVDSNADAETSKRKLGPFSRELAMIGEAIDSSDIPVDSEVIIAFDATREVFLSLLNKNG; encoded by the coding sequence TTGGCAAAGGAAAACCCGGAATATCTGTTCTTGCAGGAGAAGCCAACACTTGCTTTATTGGCTATCTGGTTCTATGGAAGGACATATGCCTCTGTTATCACAAAAGAGATCAATTCCACATTCGCACATACAACAAAGATAATGTCAAGAATGGAGGAGGATGGTCTTGTAGTGTTTTCTGTTGAAGGGCGCATCAAGTATGTTGAGTTGACCGAAAAAGGGCACAATGTCGTTTCCCTCCTGAAGGACCTTATCATCTCTCTGGGTGGTGAGCTTCCGGATGAATATGATCTTGAGGGCAGGCATGAGGTTAGTAATGTTGAACTTGATCCGACTTCTGCTGAGATCCTGGACAGGATCAAAAAGTTGCGTCTCAAGGTTGAGAGTATTTACAAAGAACTTGTGGATTCTAATGCTGATGCCGAGACTTCCAAAAGAAAGCTTGGACCATTTAGCCGTGAACTAGCGATGATCGGTGAGGCGATCGATTCTTCTGATATTCCTGTTGATAGTGAGGTTATCATTGCCTTTGATGCTACAAGGGAAGTATTCCTGTCCCTTCTGAACAAAAACGGTTAA
- a CDS encoding tRNA (guanine(10)-N(2))-dimethyltransferase, with translation MKSTKVTEGNTTVLVPVPPEGVPFPPSEAPVFYNPHMELNRDISVAATLAYARRLAFQKEIAISDIRYVDTMSASGIRGLRIANEVGVSTTLNDWSDEAFELILENIELTGLSENAEATCKNANVLMHERRFNIVDLDPFGSPAPYLDAATRSVVHLLEVTATDTAPLCGAHFNSGMRKYAAVPLNNEFHSEMGVRILLGKVARELAKHDKGMIPLLSHATRHYVRAYLQVKKGAKQADRTLKELGFLVHCEKCGQRRFFHGLAVAIDDKCPSCDSNMQIAGPLWLGQLHEKEFCDEVLAEMESLDLGKKEQAKKIIVACRDESDMPFFYDQHLICKRIGISAPPMDAFVEALRETGASVSRTHFSGTSFKTDAELDRIKDVLRAL, from the coding sequence ATGAAGAGCACAAAGGTAACCGAAGGTAATACTACGGTCCTTGTACCGGTACCTCCTGAAGGCGTGCCATTCCCGCCATCAGAAGCACCGGTATTCTACAATCCTCATATGGAACTGAATCGCGATATCTCCGTCGCAGCTACTTTAGCGTATGCAAGGAGACTTGCATTCCAGAAGGAGATCGCGATATCTGATATACGATATGTTGATACCATGTCAGCATCAGGTATAAGGGGACTTCGGATCGCCAATGAGGTTGGTGTTTCAACTACTTTGAACGATTGGAGCGATGAGGCCTTTGAGCTTATTCTTGAGAATATCGAACTTACCGGTCTTTCGGAGAACGCAGAAGCCACATGCAAGAACGCGAATGTTCTGATGCATGAGAGAAGGTTCAATATTGTGGACCTCGATCCTTTTGGAAGTCCGGCACCTTACCTGGATGCTGCGACAAGGTCAGTTGTTCATCTTCTTGAGGTCACTGCCACGGATACCGCTCCACTTTGCGGTGCGCATTTTAATTCAGGAATGCGGAAATATGCTGCTGTGCCATTGAACAATGAGTTCCATAGTGAGATGGGCGTGCGCATCCTTCTTGGCAAAGTTGCAAGGGAACTTGCAAAGCATGATAAAGGCATGATCCCACTTCTTTCACATGCTACGAGGCATTATGTACGTGCTTATCTTCAGGTTAAAAAAGGTGCTAAACAGGCAGACAGGACTCTCAAGGAACTTGGATTCCTTGTCCATTGTGAGAAATGCGGACAAAGGAGATTTTTCCATGGGCTGGCTGTTGCGATCGATGATAAATGCCCTTCATGTGATAGCAATATGCAGATCGCGGGTCCTCTATGGCTGGGACAACTGCATGAAAAGGAGTTCTGTGATGAGGTTCTGGCAGAAATGGAATCTCTGGATCTTGGTAAGAAAGAGCAGGCAAAGAAGATCATTGTTGCCTGTCGGGATGAATCTGACATGCCTTTCTTCTATGATCAACATCTGATATGTAAAAGGATTGGAATTTCGGCACCTCCAATGGATGCTTTTGTCGAAGCCCTTCGGGAAACAGGTGCCAGTGTTTCAAGAACGCATTTTAGCGGCACCTCTTTTAAGACCGATGCAGAGCTTGATCGCATAAAAGATGTCCTGAGGGCACTGTGA
- a CDS encoding helix-turn-helix domain-containing protein, producing the protein MTEKNSVGEKIRQFRENHEMTVEELAKESQSSVELIEKLEAGDLIPSLTPLLKIARALGVRLGTFLDDMPQTGPVVVRNGASSNVVRFSGKSKSSEESALDFHSLAADKQDRNMEPFIIDVHPFKTAEEHELSSHEGEEFIYVLNGNIEVTYGKENYTLSAGDSIYYDSVVPHDLHATENEARILAVVYTPI; encoded by the coding sequence TTGACAGAAAAAAACAGCGTAGGAGAGAAGATACGCCAGTTCCGTGAGAATCATGAGATGACCGTGGAAGAGCTGGCCAAAGAAAGTCAGAGCAGTGTGGAACTTATAGAAAAACTGGAAGCAGGAGATTTGATTCCATCATTGACACCTCTTTTGAAGATCGCACGTGCACTGGGAGTACGTCTGGGCACATTCCTTGATGATATGCCACAGACCGGTCCTGTCGTAGTAAGAAACGGAGCTTCATCCAACGTAGTTCGTTTTTCCGGAAAATCCAAAAGCTCTGAAGAAAGTGCACTCGATTTCCATTCACTTGCAGCAGACAAGCAGGACAGGAACATGGAGCCATTCATAATTGATGTCCACCCTTTCAAGACTGCAGAGGAGCACGAACTATCATCCCATGAGGGCGAGGAGTTCATCTATGTGCTTAACGGCAACATAGAAGTGACATATGGAAAAGAGAACTACACTTTGTCCGCAGGGGACAGCATCTATTATGATTCCGTTGTGCCACATGATCTACATGCAACAGAAAATGAAGCAAGGATACTGGCAGTAGTCTACACACCTATCTAA
- a CDS encoding thioesterase family protein, with protein MFVTTVTPRFGNIDGLGHVNNTVLPEWFELARNPIFRMFQPDLDLNHEKWNLIMARIDIDFLGEMFFDGDVEIRTYVQRLGNSSFTLLHEAWQKGELKTRGTAVIVHYDFINKKSVPLPDDIRESLSEHLIAD; from the coding sequence ATGTTCGTTACAACTGTGACACCGCGATTTGGTAATATCGATGGCCTTGGCCATGTCAACAACACTGTACTTCCGGAATGGTTCGAACTGGCAAGAAACCCCATATTCAGGATGTTCCAGCCAGATCTTGACCTGAACCATGAAAAGTGGAACCTTATCATGGCAAGGATCGATATTGATTTCCTCGGAGAGATGTTCTTTGACGGGGATGTTGAAATAAGGACCTATGTCCAGAGACTAGGTAATAGTTCCTTCACCTTGCTACATGAGGCCTGGCAGAAAGGAGAACTAAAGACCAGGGGAACTGCCGTTATAGTACATTATGATTTCATCAACAAGAAATCAGTTCCTTTACCAGATGACATCAGGGAATCATTAAGTGAACACCTCATCGCAGATTAA
- a CDS encoding AMP-binding protein: MLFTESTIGEFFEEQVRKDPDRDFIAYPDRNLRFSYQEFNERVDDLAKGLLSIGITKGDHVGIWARNVPDWLTFMFATAKIGAVLVTVNTAYKSHELAYVMKQSDMKALAIVDHFRDVDYVETIYELVPELKTCKRGNLKSEEYPKLESVIFIGQEKHRGMYNTAEMLLLGKHTSRDELDRIKTTLGCEDVINMQYTSGTTGFPKGVMLTHKNILNNGYYIGERQKFTEEDRLCLPVPLFHCFGIVLGVLATLTHGGTLVMIELFDPLVVLAAVQKEKCTALYGVPTMFIAEFSHPMFEMFDMSSLRTGIMAGSPCPIEAMKKVIDDMNCKDITIAYGLTEASPVFTQTSTDDTIDRRVSTVGTSMDHIEVKIVDPETGEIVKPNEQGEICCRGYNVMKGYYKMPEMTEKAIDKDGWLHSGDLATVDENGYYRITGRIKDMIIRGGENIYPREIEEFLYTIDGIKDAQVVGIPDEKYGEIVGAFVVLNDDSELTPEDIRDYSLTKIARYKVPKNIFIVKEYPLTASGKVQKFKLRDMAVELLENKKK; the protein is encoded by the coding sequence ATGCTATTTACTGAATCTACTATTGGCGAGTTCTTTGAGGAACAGGTTAGAAAGGACCCTGACAGGGACTTTATTGCCTATCCTGACCGAAACCTGCGTTTTTCATACCAGGAATTCAATGAAAGGGTCGATGACCTTGCAAAAGGGCTTTTGTCCATAGGGATAACAAAAGGTGACCATGTTGGTATATGGGCACGTAATGTACCTGACTGGCTTACGTTCATGTTTGCAACTGCAAAGATTGGTGCAGTACTGGTGACAGTGAATACTGCATACAAAAGCCATGAACTTGCCTATGTCATGAAACAGTCTGACATGAAAGCGCTCGCGATCGTTGACCACTTCAGGGATGTCGATTACGTTGAGACTATCTACGAACTGGTGCCTGAGCTGAAGACCTGCAAGAGAGGAAATCTCAAGAGCGAGGAATATCCAAAACTTGAAAGTGTCATTTTCATAGGACAGGAAAAACACAGGGGTATGTACAACACCGCTGAGATGTTGCTTCTTGGAAAACACACCAGCAGAGATGAACTTGATCGCATCAAGACGACCCTTGGTTGTGAAGATGTAATCAACATGCAGTACACTTCAGGAACCACCGGTTTCCCGAAAGGTGTCATGCTCACACACAAGAACATCCTCAACAACGGATACTACATCGGTGAAAGACAAAAGTTCACAGAAGAGGACAGGCTTTGCCTCCCGGTACCACTGTTCCACTGTTTCGGTATCGTACTCGGTGTTCTTGCAACCCTCACACATGGCGGAACCCTTGTAATGATAGAGCTATTCGACCCCCTCGTAGTACTGGCTGCGGTACAGAAAGAGAAATGTACTGCACTTTATGGTGTGCCTACAATGTTCATCGCAGAGTTCTCACACCCAATGTTCGAAATGTTCGACATGTCCTCCCTGAGGACCGGCATAATGGCAGGTTCACCATGTCCGATAGAGGCTATGAAGAAGGTCATTGATGATATGAACTGCAAGGACATAACCATTGCATATGGCCTGACCGAAGCATCACCTGTATTCACCCAGACAAGCACTGACGATACTATTGACCGCCGTGTGAGTACTGTAGGTACCTCAATGGATCATATTGAGGTCAAGATCGTGGACCCCGAGACCGGGGAAATTGTCAAGCCAAATGAGCAGGGTGAGATATGTTGCCGCGGATATAATGTGATGAAAGGCTACTACAAGATGCCTGAAATGACCGAAAAAGCCATTGATAAAGATGGATGGTTACACAGCGGTGACCTTGCAACAGTGGACGAGAACGGGTACTACCGCATTACCGGAAGAATAAAGGACATGATCATCCGCGGCGGAGAGAACATCTACCCAAGAGAGATCGAGGAGTTCCTCTATACCATTGATGGCATTAAGGATGCACAGGTAGTCGGTATCCCTGATGAGAAATATGGCGAGATAGTAGGTGCATTCGTAGTTCTTAACGATGATTCTGAGCTTACTCCTGAAGATATACGGGATTACAGCTTGACAAAGATCGCACGCTACAAAGTTCCAAAGAACATCTTTATAGTTAAGGAATATCCGCTGACAGCCAGTGGAAAAGTTCAGAAGTTCAAATTACGCGATATGGCAGTTGAACTCCTGGAAAATAAGAAAAAGTAA
- a CDS encoding co-chaperone YbbN — MQDELIVEATDGNWEKLVEKESLPVVAMFYLTTCPHCKAIEPYFREYAEEFSRSCKFVRIDAEQSPWTAERYGVEGTPTFVFLCGGTFLQGLAGVSHPSMLKSNIEDFIKDGATCASNITKLKYDISLYE; from the coding sequence ATGCAGGATGAACTTATCGTAGAAGCAACCGATGGAAATTGGGAAAAGCTAGTTGAAAAGGAATCACTTCCAGTCGTGGCAATGTTCTATCTTACTACATGTCCTCACTGCAAGGCAATAGAACCTTATTTTCGGGAGTATGCCGAAGAGTTCAGCAGATCCTGTAAATTTGTCAGGATCGATGCAGAACAGAGTCCATGGACTGCGGAAAGATATGGGGTAGAAGGAACACCCACTTTCGTATTTCTTTGTGGGGGCACTTTTTTGCAGGGTCTTGCCGGAGTATCTCATCCTTCAATGCTTAAGAGTAATATCGAGGATTTCATTAAAGATGGAGCGACATGTGCCTCTAACATCACTAAATTGAAGTACGATATCTCTTTGTATGAATGA